In Edaphobacter aggregans, the sequence CGGAGACCGAAGCTGTATTGGCCGAATCCGTCGGCTACGCCACTCTGGTGGTGCTGGACCGGCTCAATCCTGCCGAGCGAATTGCCTTTGTGCTGCATGATCTCTTCGATGTTCCATTTGAGGAGATTGCGCGCATCACAGGACGCACGCCGGAAGCGGCCCGGCAACTGGCCAGCCGTGCACGCCGGCGCGTTCGCGGAGCGACCACCTTACCCGAGGGCGAACTCGTGCAGCAGCAATCCCTGGTGGAGAAGTTTCTCCTCGCACTGCGTCTGGGAGATGCAACGAAGCTGCTGGAGGTGCTCGACCCGGACTTTGTTGTTCATGCCGATGCTGCGGCTGCGCCCGGAGTACCGCCGAACCTTCACGGTGCGGAAGCCTGGGCGAAGCAAGCCATCCAGGCCGCGCGAGGTGCACGCCTGGCAAGGCTGGCCATGGTCGAGGGTTCGGTGGGCCTCCTCGTGGCACCGCGGGGTCGGCTGTTCCGTGTATTGCGATTCACGTTTGTCAACGGCCGTATTGCAGCGATGGAAGTGATCGGTAATCCCG encodes:
- a CDS encoding sigma-70 family RNA polymerase sigma factor, encoding MGQSDALAEQFEESRGHLRGVAYRMLGSLSEADDVVQECWLRLSRSDTDIIENLRGWLTTVVARICLDTLRSRNSRREESLETAAPESALKQGSTPDPETEAVLAESVGYATLVVLDRLNPAERIAFVLHDLFDVPFEEIARITGRTPEAARQLASRARRRVRGATTLPEGELVQQQSLVEKFLLALRLGDATKLLEVLDPDFVVHADAAAAPGVPPNLHGAEAWAKQAIQAARGARLARLAMVEGSVGLLVAPRGRLFRVLRFTFVNGRIAAMEVIGNPERLRTIEVGVMAG